One Bosea sp. 685 DNA segment encodes these proteins:
- the ruvA gene encoding Holliday junction branch migration protein RuvA: protein MIGKLKGLIDSYGEDFVILDVQGVGYVVQCSSRTLQRLPKPGEAAALSIETHVREDAIRLYGFLSDNERDWFRLMQMVQGVGAKVALAILSILEPGALATAIATNDKTAVARASGVGPKLAQRICAELKDKAPAFGHIDPGVAQLAGALEDRKLPQPVADAVSALSNLGYPQAQAVAAVAAASRAAGEGAGTAQLIKLGLKELAK from the coding sequence ATGATCGGTAAGCTCAAGGGCCTGATCGATTCCTATGGCGAGGATTTCGTCATCCTCGACGTGCAGGGCGTCGGCTATGTCGTGCAATGTTCGTCGCGGACCCTGCAGCGCCTGCCCAAGCCCGGCGAGGCGGCGGCGCTCTCGATCGAGACGCATGTGCGCGAGGATGCGATCCGGCTCTACGGTTTCCTGTCCGACAATGAGCGCGACTGGTTCCGGTTGATGCAGATGGTGCAGGGCGTCGGCGCCAAGGTCGCGCTCGCGATCCTGTCGATCCTGGAGCCCGGCGCGTTGGCGACCGCGATCGCCACCAACGACAAGACGGCCGTGGCGCGCGCTTCCGGCGTCGGGCCCAAGCTCGCCCAGCGCATCTGCGCCGAGCTCAAGGACAAGGCCCCGGCCTTCGGCCATATCGACCCGGGCGTGGCGCAGCTCGCCGGCGCGCTGGAGGACAGGAAACTGCCGCAGCCGGTCGCGGATGCCGTCTCGGCGCTGTCCAATCTCGGCTACCCACAGGCGCAGGCCGTGGCGGCCGTGGCGGCGGCGTCGCGGGCGGCGGGCGAGGGGGCCGGCACGGCGCAGCTCATTAAGCTCGGGCTGAAGGAATTGGCGAAGTGA
- a CDS encoding TetR/AcrR family transcriptional regulator — MIVSYKWSMANVAPSSASISVSRSRGRPREFDMNDALDKAVRVFCARGYHATSIGDLTEAMQLAQGSVYKAFKDKRAVFLAAFDRNKAVRAEKLQDAVGAGGTGLERIRKVLAFYAEASHGAEGRQGCLVVGSAAELAIFDDEVAQRVAASLDRNEALLAGLIRQGQADGSIPAHLDSAAMARLMLCLVQGMRVVGKTGRSRDEMAAVVEVAMKALA; from the coding sequence ATGATCGTTTCCTATAAATGGAGCATGGCCAATGTCGCCCCGTCATCCGCATCGATCTCCGTTTCGCGCAGCCGCGGCCGGCCGCGCGAATTCGATATGAATGACGCGCTCGACAAGGCCGTGCGAGTCTTCTGCGCACGCGGCTATCACGCTACCTCGATCGGCGACCTGACCGAGGCCATGCAACTGGCCCAGGGCAGCGTCTACAAGGCCTTCAAGGATAAGCGGGCGGTGTTCCTGGCGGCGTTCGACCGCAACAAGGCTGTGCGCGCAGAAAAGCTGCAGGATGCCGTCGGCGCTGGCGGGACGGGACTCGAGCGTATTCGCAAGGTCCTGGCCTTCTATGCCGAGGCCTCGCACGGCGCCGAAGGGCGGCAGGGCTGCCTGGTCGTCGGCAGTGCGGCGGAGCTTGCGATCTTCGATGACGAGGTGGCGCAGCGGGTCGCGGCGAGCCTCGACAGGAACGAGGCGCTGCTGGCCGGCCTGATCCGGCAAGGGCAGGCGGATGGCTCGATCCCGGCCCATCTCGACAGCGCGGCTATGGCCCGGCTGATGCTCTGCCTTGTCCAGGGCATGCGCGTGGTCGGCAAGACCGGCCGCAGCCGCGACGAGATGGCGGCCGTGGTGGAGGTCGCGATGAAGGCGCTCGCCTGA
- a CDS encoding TIGR00282 family metallophosphoesterase produces the protein MRFLFLGDIVGRPGRVAVQERLPALRQRWSLDCVVINGENAAGGFGITEAICDELLAAGADAVTLGNHSWDQREALVFIERQDRLVRPANYPTGTPGRGATVIEAANGARVLVVNAMGRIFMDALDDPFAAVAREISACPLGEVADAVIVDFHAEATSEKQAMGYFLDGRASLVVGTHTHAPTADTRVLPGGTAFQSDAGMCGDYDSVLGMQKDEPIRRFLQKTPGARLEPATGEGTLSGVAVEIDDATGLAKAVWPVRLGPHLSEAVPVGWERA, from the coding sequence ATGCGTTTTCTCTTCCTCGGCGATATCGTCGGCCGCCCCGGGCGAGTCGCGGTGCAGGAGCGTCTGCCGGCCCTGCGCCAGCGCTGGAGCCTCGACTGCGTCGTGATCAACGGCGAGAACGCGGCGGGCGGCTTCGGCATCACCGAGGCGATCTGCGACGAACTGCTCGCGGCGGGTGCGGATGCGGTGACGCTCGGCAATCATTCCTGGGATCAGCGCGAGGCGCTCGTCTTCATCGAGCGCCAGGACCGGCTGGTGCGTCCCGCAAACTACCCGACGGGTACGCCGGGGCGCGGCGCGACCGTGATCGAAGCGGCCAATGGTGCGCGGGTGCTCGTCGTCAATGCGATGGGGCGCATCTTCATGGATGCTCTCGACGATCCCTTCGCCGCTGTGGCGCGGGAGATTTCGGCCTGCCCGCTGGGCGAGGTCGCGGATGCGGTGATCGTCGACTTCCATGCGGAGGCGACGAGCGAGAAGCAGGCGATGGGCTATTTCCTCGATGGCCGCGCGAGCCTCGTCGTCGGCACCCACACCCATGCGCCGACCGCCGATACGCGCGTGCTGCCTGGCGGTACCGCCTTCCAGTCCGATGCCGGCATGTGCGGCGACTATGATTCGGTGCTCGGTATGCAGAAGGATGAGCCGATCCGGCGATTCCTGCAGAAGACGCCGGGCGCGCGGCTCGAACCCGCCACCGGCGAGGGCACGCTGTCTGGCGTCGCCGTCGAGATCGACGATGCGACGGGGCTGGCGAAGGCGGTCTGGCCGGTCCGGCTGGGCCCGCATTTGAGCGAAGCGGTGCCTGTCGGCTGGGAGCGCGCCTGA
- the ruvB gene encoding Holliday junction branch migration DNA helicase RuvB, producing the protein MTADRRDDDSESSLRPLSLADFTGQAAARANLQVFINAAKSRGDALDHVLFVGPPGLGKTTLAQIVARELGVNFRSTSGPVIAKAGDLAAQLTNLEERDVLFIDEIHRLSPAVEEILYPAMEDYQLDLIIGEGPAARSVKIDLPKFTLVGATTRAGLLTTPLRDRFGIPIRLQFYTVEELQGIVARGARVLGVPMSDDGANEIAKRSRGTPRIAGRLLRRVRDFAIVDGDAIVTRSVADKALHLLDVDAIGLDQMDRRYLTMVAINFGGGPVGIETIAASLSEPRDAIEEIIEPFLLQQGFIQRTPRGRLLTPHAFRHLGMPEPARETAQFGLFGDGEEE; encoded by the coding sequence ATGACCGCCGACCGCCGCGACGACGACAGCGAGAGTTCGCTGCGGCCGCTCTCGCTTGCCGATTTCACCGGCCAGGCGGCGGCGCGGGCCAATCTCCAGGTCTTCATCAACGCCGCCAAGTCGCGCGGCGACGCGCTCGACCATGTCCTCTTCGTCGGGCCACCAGGGCTGGGGAAGACCACGTTGGCGCAGATCGTGGCGCGCGAACTCGGTGTCAATTTCCGCTCGACCTCGGGGCCCGTCATCGCCAAGGCCGGCGATCTCGCGGCGCAGCTCACCAACCTCGAGGAGCGCGACGTGCTCTTCATCGACGAGATTCACCGGCTCAGCCCGGCGGTGGAGGAAATCCTCTATCCGGCGATGGAGGATTATCAGCTCGATCTGATCATCGGCGAGGGGCCCGCCGCGCGCTCGGTCAAGATCGACCTGCCGAAATTCACCCTGGTCGGCGCCACCACCCGGGCCGGCTTGCTGACCACGCCGCTGCGCGACCGCTTCGGCATCCCGATCCGGCTCCAGTTCTACACGGTCGAGGAATTGCAGGGCATCGTCGCGCGTGGCGCCCGCGTGCTCGGCGTGCCGATGTCCGATGACGGCGCCAACGAGATCGCCAAGCGCTCCCGCGGCACGCCGCGCATCGCCGGGCGCCTGCTCAGGCGTGTGCGCGACTTCGCCATCGTCGACGGAGACGCCATCGTCACGCGCTCGGTCGCCGACAAGGCGCTGCATCTGCTCGATGTCGATGCGATCGGCCTTGACCAGATGGACCGCCGCTACCTCACCATGGTTGCGATCAATTTCGGCGGCGGCCCGGTCGGGATCGAGACGATCGCCGCCTCGCTTTCGGAGCCGCGCGATGCGATCGAGGAGATCATCGAACCCTTCCTGCTGCAGCAGGGTTTTATCCAGCGCACCCCGCGCGGCCGGCTTCTGACGCCGCACGCATTCCGCCATCTCGGCATGCCGGAGCCCGCGCGCGAGACGGCGCAGTTCGGGCTGTTCGGGGATGGCGAGGAGGAGTGA
- a CDS encoding sulfite exporter TauE/SafE family protein — protein sequence MNDLLNALLPGISASGLTILLAATALGGIVRGFTGFGFAMVFMPLASIVLGPVAALGLIWFIDLPYALPLAARSAKNAEWREVLPLLATATLALPAGIWLLIWLDRETMRWILAGLVLTAVALMASGWRYHGRPGIPLSLGVGVLSGLFNGMASIGGMPLAVFWLGAQRNDKHKTRANLQTFFGISTLISGTILWLNGILTTGAALMALPLCAVYGVGLWGGTHGFRLASDAAFRRIAYLVIFLSALVSLPVWDGLIGR from the coding sequence ATGAACGATCTCCTGAACGCGCTCCTTCCCGGAATTTCGGCTTCCGGACTGACGATCCTGCTGGCGGCAACCGCGCTTGGCGGAATCGTGCGCGGCTTCACCGGCTTCGGCTTCGCCATGGTCTTCATGCCGCTGGCGAGCATCGTGCTCGGGCCGGTCGCGGCGCTGGGGCTGATCTGGTTCATCGACCTGCCCTATGCGCTGCCGCTGGCGGCGCGCAGCGCCAAGAACGCCGAATGGCGCGAGGTGTTGCCGCTGCTCGCCACCGCCACGCTGGCGCTGCCGGCCGGCATCTGGCTCCTGATCTGGCTCGATCGCGAGACCATGCGCTGGATCCTGGCCGGGCTCGTGCTCACCGCCGTCGCGCTGATGGCCTCGGGCTGGCGCTATCACGGCCGGCCGGGCATCCCACTTTCGCTCGGCGTCGGTGTGCTGTCGGGGTTGTTCAACGGCATGGCGAGCATCGGCGGCATGCCGCTCGCAGTGTTCTGGCTGGGCGCGCAGCGCAATGACAAGCACAAGACACGCGCCAACCTGCAAACCTTCTTCGGCATATCGACACTGATCAGCGGCACGATCCTGTGGCTGAACGGCATCCTGACGACCGGGGCCGCGCTGATGGCGCTGCCGCTCTGCGCCGTCTATGGCGTGGGCCTCTGGGGCGGCACGCATGGCTTCAGGCTGGCATCAGACGCCGCGTTCCGCCGCATCGCCTATCTCGTCATTTTCCTGAGCGCGCTGGTCAGCCTGCCGGTATGGGACGGGCTGATCGGGCGCTGA
- a CDS encoding DUF4164 family protein, producing the protein MASLMLENALARLDGALGQLEAAARRRIEAERGRANLETELTLMQDDRARLAAELDGAVSRLGEVESAATDVDQRLERAMNVIGAVITRAQAEMPHLDH; encoded by the coding sequence GTGGCGAGCCTGATGCTGGAGAATGCGCTCGCGCGCCTCGACGGCGCGTTGGGACAGCTTGAAGCCGCCGCCCGCCGCCGTATCGAGGCGGAACGCGGGCGCGCCAATCTCGAGACGGAACTGACCCTGATGCAGGACGACCGCGCCCGGCTTGCCGCCGAGCTCGATGGCGCCGTCTCCCGGCTCGGCGAGGTCGAGAGCGCAGCCACCGATGTCGATCAGCGGCTGGAGCGGGCGATGAACGTCATCGGCGCGGTGATCACGCGTGCGCAGGCTGAGATGCCTCATCTGGATCATTGA
- a CDS encoding globin-coupled sensor protein produces MTILSNNPIAEQETRFRAFQIEPFDLKLLHQQSQFARTRLPMLLEELHPQFEPWPETARALRLPEVHALRLAHWIKLASGELDDGFMESAHRLAVAFHDHGVPAYAVVICHAIVSNRIGAELGLDRDALRAMNGFWRRKEFRRRIALRAALNKAAQLDLELLLETYAEVQRQSSERVIAEFAAFGVTVREVVGAVNSGAGTVEAMAKTMNGVVQDTGTQAIVASQASDAASTNVHSVAGAAEELSISLDQVAIEVSRAATMAHDANAAALETDIIVKSLAHSAQTIGSIVEMIRTIAAQTNMLALNATIEAARAGEAGRGFAVVATEVKQLSARTAQATDEIAAQVPSMQLATHEAVAAIERIVSFVRQMDQTTATVASGIEEQRAATQEIARSVNLAAQSTEEVAQSVSGVSLMAQEAGSSVSDVLNLAGTLAAKAASLADAFDHLMQRNRAA; encoded by the coding sequence ATGACGATCCTTTCCAACAACCCGATCGCCGAACAGGAGACGCGCTTCCGCGCCTTCCAGATCGAACCGTTCGACCTCAAGCTCCTGCACCAGCAATCGCAGTTTGCAAGGACGCGCCTGCCCATGCTGCTGGAGGAGCTGCACCCCCAGTTCGAGCCCTGGCCCGAAACCGCGCGGGCGCTGCGCCTGCCTGAAGTGCATGCCCTGCGCCTCGCCCACTGGATCAAGCTGGCTTCGGGCGAACTCGACGACGGCTTCATGGAATCGGCGCATCGCCTCGCCGTCGCCTTCCATGATCACGGCGTCCCCGCCTATGCGGTCGTCATCTGCCACGCCATCGTCTCGAACCGGATCGGCGCCGAGCTGGGCCTCGACCGCGACGCGCTGCGGGCGATGAACGGCTTCTGGCGCCGCAAGGAATTCCGCCGCCGCATCGCGCTGCGCGCCGCGCTCAACAAGGCCGCCCAGCTCGACCTCGAATTGCTGCTGGAAACCTATGCCGAGGTCCAGCGCCAGAGCAGCGAGCGCGTCATTGCCGAATTCGCCGCCTTCGGGGTCACCGTGCGCGAGGTCGTCGGCGCGGTGAATTCCGGCGCCGGCACCGTCGAGGCCATGGCCAAGACCATGAACGGCGTGGTCCAGGATACCGGCACCCAGGCAATCGTCGCCTCGCAGGCCTCCGACGCAGCTTCGACCAATGTCCACAGCGTCGCGGGCGCGGCCGAGGAATTGTCGATCTCGCTCGATCAGGTCGCGATCGAGGTGTCTCGCGCCGCCACCATGGCCCATGACGCCAACGCCGCCGCGCTCGAGACCGACATCATCGTCAAGAGCCTGGCGCATTCGGCGCAGACCATCGGCTCCATCGTCGAGATGATCCGCACCATCGCCGCCCAGACCAACATGCTGGCGCTGAACGCCACGATCGAGGCCGCCCGCGCCGGTGAGGCCGGGCGCGGCTTCGCGGTCGTCGCAACCGAGGTGAAGCAGCTCTCCGCCCGCACCGCGCAGGCGACCGACGAGATTGCGGCCCAGGTACCCTCGATGCAGCTGGCCACCCATGAAGCCGTCGCCGCGATCGAGCGCATCGTCTCCTTCGTCCGGCAGATGGACCAGACCACGGCCACTGTCGCCAGCGGCATCGAGGAACAGCGCGCCGCGACGCAGGAGATCGCTCGCAGCGTCAATCTCGCCGCCCAGAGCACCGAAGAGGTGGCGCAAAGCGTCAGCGGCGTCAGCCTGATGGCGCAGGAGGCCGGCAGCAGCGTCAGCGACGTGCTCAACCTCGCCGGCACATTGGCCGCCAAGGCCGCGTCGCTTGCCGACGCCTTCGATCACCTGATGCAGCGCAATCGAGCCGCCTGA
- the ruvC gene encoding crossover junction endodeoxyribonuclease RuvC: MAAPIRILGLDPGLRKTGWGIVVSEGSKLSFVACGCVESDGTLSLSERLRQLHEGISRVIATWTPDEVAVEETFVNRDPQSALKLGQARGIALVVPALAGLDVAEYAANLVKKTVVGVGHADKKQVQMMIRVLLPKAETKSADAADALAVAICHAQHRGMRTLVAQMRASA, from the coding sequence ATGGCAGCTCCGATTCGCATTCTTGGCCTCGATCCCGGCCTCCGGAAGACCGGCTGGGGCATCGTCGTTTCGGAAGGCAGCAAGCTCAGCTTCGTCGCCTGCGGCTGTGTCGAGAGTGACGGCACGCTTTCGCTGAGCGAAAGGCTGCGGCAGCTGCATGAGGGCATCAGCCGCGTGATCGCGACCTGGACGCCTGACGAAGTCGCGGTCGAGGAGACCTTCGTCAACCGCGATCCGCAATCGGCGCTGAAGCTCGGCCAGGCGCGCGGCATCGCCCTGGTCGTGCCGGCGCTGGCGGGATTGGACGTGGCGGAATATGCGGCCAACCTCGTCAAGAAGACGGTGGTCGGCGTCGGCCATGCCGACAAGAAGCAGGTCCAGATGATGATCCGCGTGTTGCTGCCGAAGGCGGAGACGAAGTCCGCCGATGCGGCCGATGCGCTGGCGGTCGCGATTTGTCATGCCCAGCATCGCGGCATGCGAACCCTGGTTGCGCAGATGCGGGCTTCCGCGTGA
- a CDS encoding YcxB family protein: MPADMNRSVSFTLTADDYAAANKLHVLNIYRDRFRLAMIAAGVLLYALFIGSDYASGWSFGAFAGIVHLFAFLLLLLPFLSYFLFAPDMARKTFRKQKSLQQPLTWSWSEAGLRVASDSGEWLTPWEHYLKRAENAEMFLFYQAPRLFQIVPKRALTPEQMADLRGCADRVAG, from the coding sequence ATGCCGGCTGACATGAACCGCTCGGTGAGCTTCACCTTGACGGCGGACGATTACGCGGCGGCGAACAAGCTGCATGTGCTGAACATCTACCGGGACCGTTTCCGGCTCGCCATGATTGCCGCGGGAGTGCTGCTCTACGCGCTGTTCATCGGCTCTGACTATGCCAGCGGCTGGTCGTTCGGGGCTTTCGCAGGTATCGTTCACCTGTTCGCGTTCTTGCTGCTGCTGTTGCCGTTCCTGAGCTATTTCCTGTTCGCGCCGGACATGGCGCGGAAGACTTTCCGGAAGCAGAAATCGCTCCAGCAGCCGCTCACCTGGTCATGGTCGGAAGCGGGGCTGAGGGTGGCGAGCGATAGCGGTGAGTGGCTGACGCCCTGGGAGCACTATCTCAAGCGGGCTGAGAATGCCGAGATGTTCCTGTTTTATCAGGCGCCACGCCTGTTCCAGATCGTGCCGAAACGCGCCCTGACGCCGGAGCAAATGGCCGACCTGCGGGGATGCGCCGATCGGGTGGCCGGGTAG
- a CDS encoding GNAT family N-acetyltransferase — MSAPSAGIIRDVEDKSAFLALMMASWGSHSMMIGLHVYDCSELDLLGVFAPDGEAMAYASWTMRGDVALLCALHSVAQGQGAAIQILDAVKTAAKAKGAVKLRAMLTNDNMPGLAFYQKCGFRFSALYVEAIDAYRSVIPTIIKTGYQDLPVRDALELEIEL; from the coding sequence GTGAGCGCGCCCAGCGCCGGCATCATCCGCGACGTCGAGGACAAGAGCGCGTTCCTGGCGCTGATGATGGCGAGCTGGGGCTCGCACAGCATGATGATCGGCCTGCATGTCTATGACTGCTCCGAGCTCGATCTGCTCGGTGTCTTCGCGCCGGATGGCGAGGCGATGGCCTATGCGAGCTGGACCATGCGCGGCGATGTCGCGCTGCTCTGTGCGCTGCATTCCGTCGCTCAGGGACAAGGCGCGGCGATTCAGATTCTCGACGCGGTCAAGACTGCGGCCAAGGCCAAGGGCGCGGTCAAGCTGCGCGCGATGCTGACCAATGACAACATGCCCGGCCTCGCTTTCTACCAGAAATGCGGCTTTCGCTTCTCGGCGCTTTATGTCGAGGCGATCGACGCCTATCGCTCGGTGATCCCGACCATCATCAAGACGGGTTATCAGGACCTGCCCGTGCGCGACGCGCTCGAATTGGAGATTGAATTGTGA
- a CDS encoding YebC/PmpR family DNA-binding transcriptional regulator has protein sequence MAGHSQFKNIMHRKGKQDAVRAKLFSKLGREITVAAKMGMPDPNMNPRLRMAVLAARAENMPKDNIQRAINKAAGGEGDNYDEVRYEGYGPGGAAVIVEALTDNRNRTASAVRSYFTKSGGAMGESNSVSFMFNRVGEISYPVEAGDADKLMEAAIEAGADDVISDENGHTILCAFDALNEVSKALEAALGAPASAKPVWRPTTSAPLDEEKAASMMRLMEALDNDDDVQNVFANFEIADEVMAKLGAA, from the coding sequence ATGGCCGGCCATTCCCAGTTCAAGAACATCATGCACCGCAAGGGCAAGCAGGACGCCGTGCGCGCCAAGCTGTTCTCGAAGCTGGGCCGCGAAATCACCGTCGCCGCCAAGATGGGCATGCCCGATCCGAACATGAACCCGCGCCTGCGCATGGCCGTGCTGGCCGCGCGCGCCGAGAACATGCCCAAGGACAATATCCAGCGCGCCATCAACAAGGCGGCCGGCGGCGAGGGCGACAACTATGACGAGGTCCGTTACGAGGGCTATGGGCCGGGTGGGGCTGCCGTCATCGTCGAGGCGCTGACCGACAACCGCAACCGCACCGCATCCGCCGTGCGCTCCTACTTCACCAAGTCCGGCGGGGCGATGGGCGAGAGCAACTCCGTCTCGTTCATGTTCAACCGCGTCGGCGAGATCAGCTATCCGGTTGAGGCGGGCGATGCCGACAAGCTCATGGAAGCGGCAATCGAAGCCGGTGCCGACGACGTCATCAGCGACGAGAACGGCCACACCATCCTGTGCGCTTTTGATGCGCTGAACGAGGTCTCGAAGGCCCTGGAAGCGGCGCTGGGCGCGCCGGCCTCGGCCAAGCCCGTCTGGCGGCCGACGACATCGGCTCCGCTCGACGAGGAGAAGGCCGCCTCGATGATGCGTTTGATGGAAGCGCTCGACAATGACGACGACGTCCAGAACGTCTTCGCCAATTTCGAGATCGCCGACGAGGTGATGGCCAAGCTCGGCGCAGCCTGA
- a CDS encoding cell division protein ZapA: MPQVNVTIAGKAYRMACGEGEEPHLEGLARLYDGKIDEMRQAFGEIGDMRLHVMAALMVADEVSELRQKVAAMEMQLAAVQGDAGAADHRLNEVEDRAAEALMAAAERIEGVARSLVPAPVG, translated from the coding sequence ATGCCGCAAGTCAACGTCACCATCGCCGGGAAGGCCTATCGCATGGCCTGCGGAGAGGGCGAGGAGCCGCATCTGGAGGGGCTGGCCCGGCTCTATGACGGCAAGATCGACGAGATGCGCCAGGCCTTCGGCGAGATCGGCGACATGCGCCTGCATGTGATGGCGGCGCTGATGGTCGCCGACGAGGTCTCCGAGCTCAGGCAGAAGGTCGCCGCCATGGAGATGCAACTGGCCGCCGTGCAGGGCGACGCCGGGGCGGCCGATCACCGCCTGAACGAGGTCGAGGACCGCGCAGCCGAGGCGCTGATGGCGGCGGCTGAGCGCATCGAGGGCGTGGCGCGCAGTCTGGTCCCGGCGCCTGTCGGCTGA
- a CDS encoding 5-formyltetrahydrofolate cyclo-ligase, translating to MTNAFSDSAAHRKAALREAALARRDALEIDDRLEWDPVITERVLALSALSGNGPVSAYWPMRSEADPRPILEALHARGMPLCLPAIVSGAMLFRRWAPWEPIVPGGFGTLVPEPSRTELKPRILLVPLAAFDRRGFRIGYGKGYYDRALTELGPVTSIGIAYAVQEIEAVPDEPHDRRLDWVVTEREAIHCG from the coding sequence ATGACCAATGCATTCTCCGACAGCGCCGCCCACAGGAAAGCCGCCCTGCGCGAGGCCGCCCTGGCGCGCCGCGACGCGCTGGAGATCGACGACCGGCTCGAATGGGATCCGGTGATTACCGAGCGGGTGCTGGCGCTGTCGGCCCTGTCGGGAAATGGCCCGGTCTCGGCCTATTGGCCGATGCGCTCGGAGGCCGATCCGCGCCCGATCCTGGAGGCGCTGCATGCGCGTGGCATGCCACTCTGCCTGCCCGCCATCGTCTCGGGTGCCATGCTGTTCCGGCGCTGGGCGCCGTGGGAGCCGATCGTGCCGGGCGGTTTCGGGACGCTTGTTCCCGAGCCGAGCCGAACCGAGCTCAAGCCGAGGATCCTGCTGGTTCCGCTTGCCGCCTTCGACCGGCGCGGCTTCCGCATCGGCTATGGCAAGGGCTATTATGATCGGGCGCTGACCGAACTCGGCCCCGTCACGAGCATCGGCATCGCCTATGCCGTACAGGAGATCGAGGCGGTGCCAGACGAGCCGCATGATCGCAGGCTCGACTGGGTGGTGACCGAACGGGAAGCGATACACTGCGGTTGA
- a CDS encoding MFS transporter: MTIAATADNPPDEGAPPDEGAVSPWITFVLAMACGLIAANIYYAQPLAGPISAALGLSAQATGLIVTLTQIGYGLGLLLIVPLGDLIENRRLALTMIGVATLGLLGAALSTEALPFFAAALFIGLGSVAVQVLVPYAAHMAPEAVRGRVVGNVMSGLMLGIMLARPVSSFIAGLSSWHMVFFLSAGAMVALALLLWRTLPRRVPVAKLRYGELLASMGHLAATTPILQRRALYQACLFAAFSLFWTTTPLLLAGPVFQLSQTGIALFALAGVAGAVASPIAGRLADRGWTKPASIFAMLSVAVAFAMTHLGEAGSTWSLGLLVAAAILLDFGVSTNLVLGQRTIFALGAEHRSRLNGLYMATFFAGGAIGSALGGWAFAQGGWPLASWIGFALPVAALIYFATE, translated from the coding sequence ATGACAATCGCTGCGACCGCCGACAATCCGCCTGATGAAGGCGCGCCGCCTGACGAAGGTGCAGTTTCCCCCTGGATCACCTTCGTCCTGGCGATGGCCTGCGGGTTGATCGCCGCCAACATCTATTATGCTCAGCCTCTGGCCGGGCCGATCAGCGCTGCGCTGGGCTTGTCTGCGCAAGCGACGGGCCTGATCGTCACCCTGACGCAGATCGGCTATGGGCTGGGCCTGCTGCTGATCGTGCCGCTTGGCGACCTGATCGAAAACCGCCGCCTCGCCCTCACCATGATCGGCGTCGCTACGCTCGGTCTGCTCGGCGCCGCCCTGTCGACCGAGGCTCTGCCCTTCTTCGCCGCGGCATTGTTCATCGGCCTCGGCTCCGTCGCGGTGCAGGTGCTCGTGCCCTATGCCGCGCATATGGCGCCCGAGGCCGTGCGCGGTCGCGTCGTCGGCAATGTCATGAGCGGGCTGATGCTCGGCATCATGCTGGCGCGCCCGGTCTCCAGCTTCATCGCCGGATTGTCTTCATGGCACATGGTGTTCTTCCTCTCCGCCGGGGCGATGGTCGCGCTCGCCTTGCTCCTCTGGCGGACCCTGCCGCGCCGCGTGCCGGTGGCGAAGCTCCGCTATGGCGAGTTGCTGGCGTCGATGGGCCATCTGGCGGCGACGACGCCGATCCTGCAACGGCGCGCGCTCTATCAGGCCTGCCTGTTCGCCGCCTTCAGCCTGTTCTGGACGACGACACCGCTGCTGCTGGCGGGGCCGGTGTTCCAGCTCTCGCAGACCGGCATCGCCTTGTTCGCACTGGCGGGCGTGGCGGGCGCGGTCGCCTCGCCGATTGCCGGGCGGCTCGCCGACCGCGGCTGGACGAAGCCGGCCAGCATCTTCGCCATGCTTTCCGTCGCGGTCGCTTTCGCGATGACCCATCTCGGCGAGGCGGGCTCGACCTGGTCGCTTGGATTGCTGGTGGCGGCGGCGATCCTGCTCGATTTCGGCGTCTCCACCAATCTGGTGCTGGGGCAGCGCACGATTTTCGCACTCGGCGCGGAGCATCGCAGCCGCCTCAACGGGCTCTATATGGCGACCTTCTTCGCCGGCGGCGCGATCGGTTCGGCGCTTGGCGGCTGGGCCTTCGCGCAGGGCGGCTGGCCGCTCGCTTCCTGGATCGGCTTTGCGCTCCCGGTCGCGGCGCTGATCTATTTCGCGACGGAGTAG